In Solanum lycopersicum chromosome 5, SLM_r2.1, the following are encoded in one genomic region:
- the LOC101268394 gene encoding BTB/POZ domain-containing protein At1g67900 isoform X1, with amino-acid sequence MKFMKLGSRPDTFITTEAVRSVNSEVISDLIVQVKGSRYLLHKFPLLSKCSRLQRLCSEIPETSQHQIVQLPDFPGGIEAFEICAKFCYGITITLSAYNIVAARCAAEYLQMTEDVEKGNLIYKLEVFFNSCILSGWKDSIVTLQTTKSFPLWSEDLVITSRCIEAIASKVLANPNLSRRGPRDDISCVESDSRRHNKVSSKVWWAEDLAELSIDLYWRSMIAIKSGGKVAAAVIGDALRVYASRWLPNISKYANVEKQIVHDPSESDSIGKHRLLLESIISLLPAEKGAVSCSFLLKLVKATNLLKGSCSSKMELARRVGLQLEDASVNDLLIPCVSHTRDTIYDVDIVITILQQFMLQVQSPPTSPVTRKVDFERRRSRSAENIDLEFEESRRSSSASHSSKLKVAKLVDGYLQVIASDTSLPLSKFISIAEAIPEFARLDHDDLYKAIDIYLKGHPGLNKSERKRLCRILDCKKLSMDICMHAAQNELLPLRVVVQVLFFEQARSAMSGGHVTELPSNIKALLANHHHQTANTSASFNKDKMTPLNDDQWSNASALKSPKSSNLSTLKMKLAEEDDLHEIGKSSRIKALCLLPNRPKKMLSKLWSNK; translated from the exons ATGAAGTTTATGAAACTTGGATCTAGGCCTGACACTTTCATTACTACTGAGGCTGTAAG GTCTGTTAATTCTGAAGTTATTAGTGATCTTATAGTTCAAGTAAAGGGTAGTAGATATTTGCTTCACAAG TTTCCCCTGCTGTCAAAGTGTTCAAGGCTACAGAGGCTATGTTCTGAAATTCCAGAAACTTCACAGCATCAAATTGTGCAGTTACCAGATTTTCCAGGTGGAATTGAGGCATTTGAGATATGTGCAAAGTTCTGTTATGGAATTACCATCACTCTAAGTGCTTACAACATTGTCGCGGCTCGTTGTGCTGCAGAGTATTTGCAGATGACAGAGGATGTAGAGAAAGGGAACTTGATTTACAAACTTGAAGTGTTTTTCAATTCTTGTATACTTTCAGGTTGGAAAGACTCCATTGTGACATTACAAACTACAAAGTCTTTCCCTTTATGGTCTGAGGATTTGGTAATCACAAGCAGATGCATTGAAGCTATTGCTTCGAAAGTTTTAGCTAATCCAAACCTATCGAGAAGAGGGCCGAGGGATGATATTTCTTGCGTTGAATCCGATAGCAGAAGGCATAATAAAGTTTCGTCTAAAGTTTGGTGGGCTGAAGATTTAGCTGAATTGAGCATAGACCTATACTGGAGAAGTATGATAGCTATCAAATCTGGTGGCAAAGTAGCTGCAGCTGTTATCGGTGATGCATTGAGAGTTTACGCCTCAAGATGGTTaccaaacatttcaaaatatgCAAATGTTGAGAAACAGATAGTACATGATCCATCCGAATCGGATTCCATTGGTAAACATAGGCTACTTTTGGAGTCAATAATCAGCTTGTTACCAGCTGAGAAAGGGGCTGTTTCGTGTAGTTTCTTGTTGAAACTAGTTAAAGCAACAAACCTATTGAAGGGTTCTTGCTCCTCTAAAATGGAATTAGCAAGAAGAGTTGGACTTCAATTAGAAGATGCTAGTGTTAACGATCTGTTAATACCTTGTGTTTCACACACACGTGACACAATATATGATGTGGATATAGTTATTACCATATTACAACAGTTCATGTTGCAGGTTCAAAGTCCTCCAACAAGTCCAGTAACAAGGAAAGTAGATTTTGAGAGGAGAAGGTCTCGATCCGCGGAGAATATTGACCTTGAGTTTGAAGAAAGTAGAAGATCATCCTCAGCATCACATAGCTCAAAACTCAAGGTAGCTAAGCTTGTCGATGGATACCTTCAAGTAATCGCTAGTGACACAAGTTTACCcttatcaaaattcatatcGATAGCTGAAGCAATCCCAGAATTTGCTAGGCTTGACCATGATGATCTTTACAAAGCCATCGACATCTATCTCAAG GGTCATCCAGGGCTAAACAAGAGCGAAAGAAAGCGTTTGTGCAGGATATTAGACTGCAAGAAACTATCGATGGATATTTGTATGCATGCTGCTCAAAATGAATTACTTCCATTAAGGGTAGTTGTTCAAGTTCTTTTTTTCGAGCAAGCTAGAAGCGCCATGTCTGGTGGTCATGTAACAGAGTTGCCTAGTAACATCAAAGCACTACTAGCAAACCATCATCATCAAACAGCCaacacttcagcatcttttaaCAAGGACAAAATGACACCACTTAATGATGACCAATGGAGTAATGCATCAGCCCTAAAATCGCCAAAGTCATCGAATCTTTCAACTCTGAAAATGAAGCTAGCTGAGGAGGATGATTTACATGAAATTGGAAAATCTTCAAGAATTAAAGCTTTATGTCTTCTTCCAAATAGACCAAAAAAAATGTTGAGTAAGTTATGGTCAAACAAGTGA
- the LOC101268394 gene encoding BTB/POZ domain-containing protein At1g67900 isoform X2 encodes MTEDVEKGNLIYKLEVFFNSCILSGWKDSIVTLQTTKSFPLWSEDLVITSRCIEAIASKVLANPNLSRRGPRDDISCVESDSRRHNKVSSKVWWAEDLAELSIDLYWRSMIAIKSGGKVAAAVIGDALRVYASRWLPNISKYANVEKQIVHDPSESDSIGKHRLLLESIISLLPAEKGAVSCSFLLKLVKATNLLKGSCSSKMELARRVGLQLEDASVNDLLIPCVSHTRDTIYDVDIVITILQQFMLQVQSPPTSPVTRKVDFERRRSRSAENIDLEFEESRRSSSASHSSKLKVAKLVDGYLQVIASDTSLPLSKFISIAEAIPEFARLDHDDLYKAIDIYLKGHPGLNKSERKRLCRILDCKKLSMDICMHAAQNELLPLRVVVQVLFFEQARSAMSGGHVTELPSNIKALLANHHHQTANTSASFNKDKMTPLNDDQWSNASALKSPKSSNLSTLKMKLAEEDDLHEIGKSSRIKALCLLPNRPKKMLSKLWSNK; translated from the exons ATGACAGAGGATGTAGAGAAAGGGAACTTGATTTACAAACTTGAAGTGTTTTTCAATTCTTGTATACTTTCAGGTTGGAAAGACTCCATTGTGACATTACAAACTACAAAGTCTTTCCCTTTATGGTCTGAGGATTTGGTAATCACAAGCAGATGCATTGAAGCTATTGCTTCGAAAGTTTTAGCTAATCCAAACCTATCGAGAAGAGGGCCGAGGGATGATATTTCTTGCGTTGAATCCGATAGCAGAAGGCATAATAAAGTTTCGTCTAAAGTTTGGTGGGCTGAAGATTTAGCTGAATTGAGCATAGACCTATACTGGAGAAGTATGATAGCTATCAAATCTGGTGGCAAAGTAGCTGCAGCTGTTATCGGTGATGCATTGAGAGTTTACGCCTCAAGATGGTTaccaaacatttcaaaatatgCAAATGTTGAGAAACAGATAGTACATGATCCATCCGAATCGGATTCCATTGGTAAACATAGGCTACTTTTGGAGTCAATAATCAGCTTGTTACCAGCTGAGAAAGGGGCTGTTTCGTGTAGTTTCTTGTTGAAACTAGTTAAAGCAACAAACCTATTGAAGGGTTCTTGCTCCTCTAAAATGGAATTAGCAAGAAGAGTTGGACTTCAATTAGAAGATGCTAGTGTTAACGATCTGTTAATACCTTGTGTTTCACACACACGTGACACAATATATGATGTGGATATAGTTATTACCATATTACAACAGTTCATGTTGCAGGTTCAAAGTCCTCCAACAAGTCCAGTAACAAGGAAAGTAGATTTTGAGAGGAGAAGGTCTCGATCCGCGGAGAATATTGACCTTGAGTTTGAAGAAAGTAGAAGATCATCCTCAGCATCACATAGCTCAAAACTCAAGGTAGCTAAGCTTGTCGATGGATACCTTCAAGTAATCGCTAGTGACACAAGTTTACCcttatcaaaattcatatcGATAGCTGAAGCAATCCCAGAATTTGCTAGGCTTGACCATGATGATCTTTACAAAGCCATCGACATCTATCTCAAG GGTCATCCAGGGCTAAACAAGAGCGAAAGAAAGCGTTTGTGCAGGATATTAGACTGCAAGAAACTATCGATGGATATTTGTATGCATGCTGCTCAAAATGAATTACTTCCATTAAGGGTAGTTGTTCAAGTTCTTTTTTTCGAGCAAGCTAGAAGCGCCATGTCTGGTGGTCATGTAACAGAGTTGCCTAGTAACATCAAAGCACTACTAGCAAACCATCATCATCAAACAGCCaacacttcagcatcttttaaCAAGGACAAAATGACACCACTTAATGATGACCAATGGAGTAATGCATCAGCCCTAAAATCGCCAAAGTCATCGAATCTTTCAACTCTGAAAATGAAGCTAGCTGAGGAGGATGATTTACATGAAATTGGAAAATCTTCAAGAATTAAAGCTTTATGTCTTCTTCCAAATAGACCAAAAAAAATGTTGAGTAAGTTATGGTCAAACAAGTGA